The Euwallacea similis isolate ESF13 chromosome 18, ESF131.1, whole genome shotgun sequence genome contains a region encoding:
- the LOC136414772 gene encoding uncharacterized protein has translation MERMPPRAEMVKCVKEANLGDADLPDHLLKQYYKAIKNSVTSHRKEGSLQAEKSVNDSAIELQEAINKSESIAPSSKRKRCIAAVDEDSLEAFSQDMLAKTVKQKMLREESNNNEKDTGGKAMDVEADKIDYNKMPKCEDVPLKVIYYEPQFVNIQNSKDYLMASSTERIKMWYEHHVAVAKLHKYYSRLSPNMAPKCKPIKITEQVPAFDPSLREEESMGTETYISRSGRLTKRKVYNECDDASSEGWEHLQGGSKRSKILDNDWGSSKNKTITKEKKLATLKRNDSTINNNNLWLEKSRRSESPDSSQTEPVEQFRDDFEKLVNSPLVTPKTYRVNKGAKIALSNDGVMSRSSLFQDTPKRSRSGSLVAAGLQEFEKLKKKKKEIYEFKDSLTIEPQSIEEDPCEEIINVDEDRRRVVPPIPTARKAIRPSKKKAVEPLSISTKRLDECAGSSRLANGTRTNTKARTLNNNNNNSNKSEALSSFKEDQDMPICPLCSQSFPQKDIEEHASTCGEDLFPQTAQSKRIACEVCDTVIPFNTDYEVHVKRCTAKRTQY, from the exons ATGGAGCGGATGCCGCCCAGGGCTGAGATGGTAAAATGTGTTAAAG AGGCCAACTTAGGTGACGCAGACCTCCCAGATCACCTCCTAAAGCAGTACTACAAAGCGATAAAAAACTCTGTAACCTCCCACCGAAAAGAAGGTTCCTTGCAAGCGGAAAAAAGCGTCAATGACAGCGCCATTGAACTACAAGAGGCTATCAACAAATCTGAGTCTATAGCACCTTCCTCAAAGAGAAAGAGATGCATTGCTGCTGTGGACGAAGACTCTCTTGAAGCTTTTAGCCAGGACATGCTTGCCAAGACTGTTAAGCAGAAAATGCTTAGAGAAGAAtccaataataatgaaaaagatACAGGAGGAAAAGCAATGGATGTGGAGGCAGACAAGATTGACTATAACAAAATGCCCAAATGTGAGGATGTTCCTTTGAAGGTTATATATTATGAGCCCCAATTTGTGAACATTCAGAACAGCAAGGATTATTTGATGGCAAGTAGTACAGAGAGGATTAAAATGTGGTACGAGCATCATGTAGCTGTTGCAAAGTTGCACAAATATTACTCGAG GTTGTCTCCGAATATGGCCCCCAAGTGTAAACCCATCAAGATCACGGAGCAAGTTCCAGCCTTCGATCCCTCTCTGAGAGAAGAGGAAAGCATGGGCACAGAAACCTATATCAGCCGCTCAGGGCGTCTTACCAAGCGCAAG GTTTATAATGAGTGTGATGATGCTAGTTCTGAAGGGTGGGAGCATCTACAAGGGGGTTCCAAGCGCTCCAAAATACTGGACAATGATTGGGGGTCCAGTAAAAATAAGACCATTACAAAAGAGAAAAAGCTTGCAACATTAAAACGGAACGACTCTACtattaataacaacaatttgtGGCTTGAAAAGTCCAGACGGAGTGAGTCTCCGGATAGCAGTCAAACTGAGCCAGTAGAGCAATTCCGAG ATGATTTCGAAAAACTAGTCAACAGCCCTTTAGTAACTCCCAAGACCTATCGCGTGAATAAAGGAGCCAAGATAGCACTTTCAAATGATGGAGTCATGTCACGGAGCTCTTTATTTCAAGACACCCCCAAAAGAAGTCGTTCAGGCTCTCTCGTAGCCGCCG GTTTACAGGAATTTGAGAAActcaagaaaaagaaaaaggagaTTTATGAGTTCAAAGATTCCCTAACAATTGAACCTCAAAGTATTGAAGAGGACCCATGTGAGGAAATTATCAATGTGGATGAGGACAGACGGAGGGTTGTGCCCCCTATTCCGACTGCTAGGAAGGCCATACGCCCCTCAAAGAAGAAAG CTGTGGAACCTCTGAGTATAAGCACAAAGAGGCTGGACGAGTGTGCTGGCAGCTCTCGGCTTGCAAATGGGACTCGGACTAATACTAAGGCCAG AACTCTgaacaacaataacaataatagtAACAAATCTGAGGCTTTGAGCAGCTTCAAGGAGGACCAAGACATGCCGATTTGCCCCCTCTGCTCCCAGTCGTTCCCTCAGAAAGATATTGAg GAACACGCTTCTACATGCGGCGAAGACCTCTTCCCGCAAACAGCGCAGTCCAAAAGGATAGCTTGTGAAGTCTGCGATACGGTCATACCATTCAACACTGACTACGAGGTGCACGTGAAGCGCTGCACTGCAAAAAGAACTCAATATTGA
- the LOC136414686 gene encoding beta-mannosidase-like, translating into MMKTVSCLCCFAAFWASIQAKSSVSQSLDGTWFGAEKEYYYEFPATVPGGIYSDMMDLKIIDDIFTFYHDNDTKWVGTNNWTYALNFTIDEGLLDYEHVNLVFDGVDTFADIQLNNVSIGSTQNMFIRYSFDVKNILKSKGNNTVRIWFQNSIEVGNKLNTEQLKRYLIPLECPPDSYRGDCHINMMRKMQASYSWDWGPSFPSMGIWKPVYLQAFDDGAIEHVITRMEKNLEDNESYLLIIDTYFVPNKNKSLTGTLNATIHMKDAKIVSKSFEVQETANEHGEILKSVSLFIEKSLVDLWWPNGYGNQSLYEIVVAFTSSLDNSISSKKIKTGFRFVELVEKPLDTGATFYLKVNGEPIFAKGSNEIPINILPEYGQNRQKIRNLLQSAKDVNMNMLRVWGGGVYESDYFYEVADELGIMIWQDFMFACALYPTNEYYLSNVAAEVNHNVKRLYYHPSIVIYAGNNENEIILADNRFDTDGELFDTYKNDYVALYIDTIKAEFDRISGGEGLFVSSSPSNGNLTRSEGWVGSSPGNQYWGDVHHYDYSKDPWDSNNFPIPRFCSEYGYQSLPFEASWLSDATNTTTDLNINGTFMDWRQHHDTGNNQMAVLLSHNLNLPDAQSNIYTSAFIYMSEVYASQGIKVETEHYRRYRSYLTEDGKGLTMGALYWQLNDVWVAPTWSSIDYTGRWKMLHYFAKDFFANVIITGHINSDRQLQIYTVNDKLGPVNSVTAVISVYKYDNPDFTPLLEDRISLNLNASASELVQTLEVDDYLTEAKCDSTSCFFYLVVRENTTDVAITPENYVFPGKLKESKLGDATVKIESVTQSSPKFYNVTVTSNNIALFVWLDSQEIIGTFSQNGFLQIEEKKIVTFKSDQDTTLDDVKMALSVTHLKDPKWE; encoded by the exons ATGATGAAGACGGTTAGCTGCCTCTGCTGCTTCGCGGCTTTTTGGGCTTCGATCCAAGCCAAATCCAGCGTAAGTCAGAGCCTGGATGGAACGTGGTTTGGCGCGGAAAAGGAATATT ATTATGAGTTCCCAGCTACAGTACCTGGAGGGATTTACAGCGACATGATGGACTTGAAAATCATTGACGATATTTTTACGTTTTACCATGACAACGATACCAAATGGGTGGGGACCAATAACTGGACTTATGCCTTGAATTTCACTA TTGACGAAGGTCTCCTTGATTATGAACACGTCAATCTGGTTTTCGACGGAGTGGACACTTTCGCCGACATCCAGCTCAACAATGTCTCAATCGGTTCCACTCAAAACATGTTCATTCGCTACAGTTTTGACGTAAAGAACATCCTCAAG TCTAAAGGCAACAATACTGTCAGAATATGGTTCCAAAACTCTATAGAAGTAGGCAACAAACTCAACACAGAGCAGCTGAAAAGGTACCTCATTCCTTTGGAGTGCCCTCCTGATTCGTACAGAGGAGACTGTCACATTAATATGATGCGCAAGATGCAGGCCTCATATTCATGGGACTGGGGCCCTTCGTTCCCCTCCATGGGTATCTGGAAGCCTGTTTATCTACAAGCCTTTGACGATGGTGCCATTGAGCACGTAATAACtcgaatggaaaaaaatctagaagaCAATGAGAGCTACTTATTGATCATCGACACTTACTTcgtacctaataagaataaATCCCTCACTGGAACTCTGAA tGCGACGATTCATATGAAAGATGCGAAAATCGTCTCCAAGAGCTTTGAGGTGCAGGAGACAGCCAATGAGCATGGAGAAATCCTAAAATCTGTTTCtcttttcattgaaaaatccCTCGTAGATTTGTGGTGGCCTAATGGCTATGGCAATCAATCCCTCTACGAGATCGTAGTTGCTTTCACCAGCTCTCTGGACAACTCAATTTccagtaaaaaaatcaaaactggATTCAGATTCGTGGAACTAGTGGAGAAACCACTGG ACACTGGGGCCACCTTTTACTTGAAGGTAAATGGAGAGCCGATATTCGCTAAAGGGTCCAACGAAATTCCCATTAATATCTTGCCTGAATATGGGCAGAACAGGCAGAAAATCAGGAATTTATTGCAGAGCGCCAAAGACGTTAATATGAATATGCTGCGTGTGTGGGGAGGGG GCGTCTACGAATCGGACTATTTCTATGAAGTAGCCGACGAGCTGGGAATCATGATCTGGCAAGATTTTATGTTCGCGTGCGCCCTTTATCCCACCAACGAATATTACTTAAGCAACGTCGCCGCGGAGGTGAATCACAACGTCAAACGCCTTTACTACCACCCCAGCATCGTGATCTACGCCGGCAACAACGAAAACGAGATAATTTTGGCCGATAACAGGTTCGACACCGACGGGGAGTTGTTTGACACCTACAAGAACGATTACGTCGCCCTCTACATTGACACCATTAAAGCTGAGTTTGACAGAATTTCCGGAGGGGAAGGGCTGTTTGTCAGCTCCAGCCCTTCTAACGGCAACTTGACCAGAAGCGAAGGATGGGTGGGAAGCAGCCCCGGCAATCAATACTGGGGTGATGTCCATCACTATGACTACTCTAAGGACCCGTGGGATTCCAACAATTTTCCAATTCCACGTTTCTGCTCCGAATACGGGTACCAATCTCTACCTTTTGAAGCGTCATGGTTGAGCGACGCTACCAACACCACCACAGACCTGAACATCAATGGTACATTCATGGATTGGCGACAGCATCATGACACGGGCAACAACCAGATGGCGGTGCTGCTTTCGCACAATTTAAATCTTCCAGACGCGCAGAGCAACATCTACACAAGCGCCTTTATTTACATGTCAGAGGTGTATGCCTCACAGGGCATCAAAGTGGAGACTGAGCACTATAGAAGATACAGGAGTTATCTCACAGAAGATGGGAAGGGGTTGACTATGGGCGCCCTCTATTGGCAGCTAAATGATGTTTGGGTGGCGCCAACATGGTCCAGTATCG ATTACACTGGGCGGTGGAAAATGCTGCACTATTTCGCCAAAGATTTCTTCGCCAACGTCATCATTACGGGTCACATTAACTCTGACCGTCAACTGCAAATTTACACTGTCAACGACAAACTTGGTCCTGTAAACAGCGTCACCGCGGTGATCAGCGTGTACAAATATGACAACCCTGACTTCACGCCTCTGCTGGAGGACCGCATTTCCCTCAACTTG AATGCCAGCGCCTCTGAGCTCGTCCAGACTCTAGAAGTCGACGACTACCTAACTGAGGCAAAGTGCGATAGCACCTCCTGCTTCTTCTATTTGGTCGTCCGAGAGAACACGACTGATGTTGCCATCACCCCTGAGAACTATGTCTTCCCGGGCAAGCTCAAAGAGTCCAAATTAGGGGATGCTACTGTCAAG ATTGAGTCAGTGACGCAATCTAGCCCTAAGTTCTATAACGTCACAGTGACTTCGAACAATATTGCTCTCTTTGTTTGGCTAGACTCTCAGGAGATAATCGGGACTTTCTCGCAAAACggatttttacaaattgaaGAGAAAAAGATCGTGACGTTTAAGAGTGACCAGGATACCACCCTTGATGACGTCAAAATGGCGCTGTCAGTGACGCATCTGAAGGATCCAAAATGGgaataa
- the LOC136414687 gene encoding beta-mannosidase-like: MKLVSAFCFLTTIWASIQAKSSTNQSLDGTWVVMENKYNNEFLGTVPGGIYSDMMNLNILENIFTFYHDNDTSWVGTINWIYALNFTIDEGLLDYEHINLVFDGVDTFADIELNNVLIGSTQNMFVRYSFDVKDILTAESNNTIKLRFQNAPEVGNNINTEQLKKYRIPYECPPDEYHGQCHINMVRKMQASFAWDWGPSFPSMGIWKPVYLQAFDDAAIEHMVTRVEEDPDGENYLVVIDTYFVPNKEKLLTGNLNAKIYVKDNQAIEKDFDVREKLNDHNEIVKSVSLSVDKGLMDFWWPNGFGDQPLYQTVVTFTSALDQSVSSKKIKTGLRFVELVEEPLDTGMTWYFKINGEPIFIKGSNEIPINILPEYGQDRQNIRKLLQSAKDVNMNMLRVWGGGVYESDYFYEVADELGIMIWQDFMFACALYPANEYYLSNVAAEVNHNVKRLYYHPSIVVFSGNNENEGVLADNWYQTQDLFETYKKDYVALYIDTIKTEFDRISGGKGVFISSSPTNGKLTESEGWVGSSPGNQYWGDVHYYNYILDSWNSNIYPIPRFCSEYGYQSLPFEDSWLSEATNATDDLSITGRFMGWRQHHPEGNGEIALLIAENLHLPNSSSETHNSVFIYLSQVYTSQAVKVETEHYRRYRSYQTEDGKGYTMGALYWQLNDVWVAPTWSSIDYTGRWKMLHYFAKDFFASIIITGHINSARQLQIYTVNDQLTPVEDVSAVVRVYRYDSPDFKPLVEERTSLNLSASASELFQTLEVDDYLSEAKCDSTSCFFHLVIQKNASKIDNVAISPENYVFPGKLKDSKLGNATIKIESVTKASGNVYDITLNSSNVALFVWLDSHEIIGTFSENGFLQIEAKREVTFKSEQDTTLEDLKAALTVTHLQDSH; the protein is encoded by the exons ATGAAGCTGGTTAGCGCGTTTTGCTTCTTAACAACCATTTGGGCCTCGATCCAGGCCAAATCCAGCACAAATCAGAGTCTGGATGGAACCTGGGTCGTCATGGAAAACAAATACA ATAATGAGTTTCTTGGAACTGTGCCCGGGGGGATCTATAGCGATATGATGAACTTGAATATCCTCGAAAATATCTTCACTTTTTACCACGACAACGACACCTCATGGGTGGGAACCATCAACTGGATTTACGCCCTGAACTTCACCA TTGACGAAGGCCTCCTTGACTACGAACACATAAATCTGGTCTTCGATGGAGTGGACACTTTCGCCGACATCGAGCTCAACAATGTCTTAATCGGGTCCACCCAGAACATGTTCGTGCGCTACAGTTTCGACGTCAAAGACATCCTCACG GCCGAAAGTAACAACACCATCAAACTGAGGTTCCAAAACGCCCCTGAAGTGGGCAACAACATCAACACTGAGCAACTGAAGAAGTACCGCATCCCTTACGAGTGCCCCCCAGATGAGTACCATGGACAGTGCCACATTAACATGGTCAGGAAGATGCAGGCCTCCTTCGCCTGGGACTGGGGCCCATCATTCCCTTCCATGGGCATTTGGAAGCCCGTTTATTTGCAAGCTTTTGATGATGCTGCCATTGAGCATATGGTGACTCGAGTGGAAGAAGATCCCGATGGGGAAAACTACTTGGTGGTCATTGACACTTATTTTGTGcccaataaagaaaaactcttAACGGGAAACCTGAA TGCCAAAATTTACGTGAAAGACAACCAAGCCATTGAAAAGGACTTTGATGTGAGGGAAAAACTCAATGACCACAACGAAATAGTGAAATCCGTCTCGCTCTCCGTGGACAAGGGCTTAATGGACTTTTGGTGGCCCAATGGTTTCGGAGATCAGCCCCTGTACCAGACCGTAGTTACCTTCACCAGCGCCCTCGATCAGTCAGTTTccagcaaaaaaatcaaaaccgGCCTCAGATTCGTGGAACTAGTGGAAGAACCTTTGG ATACCGGGATGACTTGGTACTTCAAGATCAACGGGGAGCCGATCTTCATTAAGGGTTCCAATGAAATTCCCATCAACATCTTGCCCGAATACGGGCAGGACCGGCAGAATATCAGGAAATTGTTGCAGAGCGCCAAGGACGTCAACATGAACATGCTTCGCGTATGGGGAGGGG GTGTCTATGAATCGGACTACTTCTACGAAGTGGCTGACGAGCTGGGAATCATGATCTGGCAAGATTTTATGTTCGCGTGCGCCCTTTATCCCGCCAACGAATATTACTTAAGCAACGTCGCCGCGGAGGTGAATCACAACGTCAAACGCCTTTACTACCACCCCAGCATCGTGGTCTTCTCCGGTAACAACGAAAACGAGGGCGTTTTAGCGGACAACTGGTACCAGACGCAAGACTTGTTTGAAACCTATAAGAAGGACTACGTCGCCCTTTACATCGACACCATCAAAACCGAATTTGACAGAATCTCCGGTGGTAAAGGGGTGTTCATCAGCTCCAGCCCTACCAATGGCAAATTGACCGAGAGCGAAGGATGGGTGGGAAGCAGCCCTGGCAACCAATACTGGGGCGACGTGCACTACTATAACTACATTCTAGACTCGTGGAACTCCAACATATATCCGATACCGCGTTTCTGCTCCGAGTATGGGTATCAATCTCTACCCTTTGAAGACTCGTGGTTGAGTGAAGCTACCAATGCCACTGATGACTTGAGCATTACTGGGAGGTTCATGGGGTGGAGACAGCACCATCCTGAGGGAAATGGAGAAATAGCGCTGCTCATCGCGGAGAATTTGCATCTTCCCAACTCTAGCAGCGAAACACACAAcagtgtttttatttacttgtCTCAGGTCTACACCTCCCAGGCTGTTAAAGTGGAAACTGAGCACTACAGGAGGTACAGGAGTTACCAGACTGAGGACGGTAAAGGGTACACCATGGGCGCCCTCTATTGGCAATTGAATGATGTATGGGTGGCACCTACTTGGTCTAGTATTG ATTACACTGGACGTTGGAAGATGCTGCACTACTTTGCCAAAGACTTCTTTGCCAGCATCATCATCACTGGTCATATCAACTCTGCCCGCCAGCTGCAAATCTACACAGTAAATGACCAACTGACCCCTGTGGAGGATGTCAGTGCTGTTGTCAGAGTGTATAGGTATGACAGTCCTGACTTCAAGCCTCTAGTGGAGGAACGCACTTCTCTCAACTTG AGTGCTAGTGCCTCTGAGCTCTTCCAGACACTAGAAGTTGATGACTACCTCAGTGAGGCTAAGTGCGACAGCACCTCATGCTTCTTCCATTTGGTGATCCAAAAAAACGCCTCTAAGATAGACAATGTTGCCATCAGCCCTGAGAACTATGTTTTCCCTGGCAAACTCAAGGACTCAAAATTGGGGAATGCCACCATCAAG ATCGAATCAGTGACGAAAGCAAGCGGCAACGTTTATGACATTACACTGAACTCGAGCAATGTTGCCCTCTTTGTCTGGCTAGACTCCCATGAGATCATTGGAACTTTCTCGGAGAATGGATTCTTACAAATTGAAGCGAAAAGGGAGGTGACGTTCAAAAGTGAACAGGACACCACCCTTGAAGACCTTAAAGCAGCTTTGACTGTAACCCATTTGCAAGATTCTCATTGA